Proteins co-encoded in one Streptococcus ruminicola genomic window:
- a CDS encoding Cof-type HAD-IIB family hydrolase, which translates to MAIKAVFFDIDGTLLNDRKNVQQSTLKAINSLKKQGIFVGVATGRGPGFVQPYLENLGLDFAISYNGQYIFTRDQVLYHNQMAVSTIYRLIRYANDHRREISLGTASGLVGSRIINMGTSRFGQVVSTLVPKRWAKGVERSFKHFIRRFKPQNLNGLLAIMRQPIYQVVFVATEGETANIQNAFPYIKVTRSSPYSADLISKGQSKVKGIERVGEMFGFSLDEVMAFGDSDNDIEMLSGVGTGVAMGNAIESVKSVATYTTDTNNNDGISKALAHYGLIHVEVGERFDSQDDNFNKVKDFHHQMDGETCETPRLYGVEEADHRSDFKVEEIVEFLYATSKGNPEAFEQSVANLHEAVDKAVTKIKSKEHPETPLVGQVDALTDLLYLTYGSFVLMGVDPKPFFDIVHESNMGKIFPDGQAHFDPTTHKILKPDDWEEKFAPEPAIKRELDRQIQKSLNRKKRNQASH; encoded by the coding sequence TTGGCAATAAAAGCAGTATTTTTTGATATTGATGGGACACTTTTGAATGATCGTAAGAATGTGCAACAATCGACCTTGAAAGCTATTAATAGCTTGAAAAAACAAGGAATTTTTGTGGGAGTGGCAACAGGACGTGGTCCAGGTTTTGTGCAACCATATCTAGAAAATCTTGGTTTGGATTTTGCGATTTCTTATAATGGTCAGTACATTTTTACACGAGATCAGGTGCTTTATCATAATCAAATGGCTGTGTCGACAATTTATCGTCTGATTCGTTATGCCAACGATCATCGCCGTGAAATCTCTCTGGGAACAGCTTCAGGTTTGGTTGGTTCTCGCATTATCAATATGGGGACAAGTCGTTTTGGTCAAGTTGTCAGCACACTTGTTCCCAAACGTTGGGCAAAAGGAGTAGAACGTAGTTTTAAACATTTTATCCGACGTTTTAAACCTCAAAATTTAAATGGCTTGCTAGCGATTATGCGTCAGCCAATTTATCAGGTGGTATTTGTGGCAACTGAAGGTGAAACAGCCAATATTCAAAATGCTTTTCCTTATATTAAAGTCACACGTAGTAGCCCTTATTCAGCTGACTTGATTTCAAAAGGACAATCCAAAGTCAAAGGAATTGAGCGAGTCGGTGAGATGTTTGGCTTTAGCCTAGATGAGGTCATGGCCTTTGGTGATTCTGATAATGATATTGAAATGTTATCTGGTGTCGGCACTGGCGTTGCCATGGGAAATGCTATCGAGTCTGTCAAGTCCGTAGCAACTTATACAACAGATACTAACAACAATGATGGTATTTCAAAAGCCTTAGCTCACTACGGTTTGATTCATGTTGAAGTTGGTGAACGCTTTGATAGTCAAGATGATAACTTCAATAAAGTCAAAGATTTCCACCATCAAATGGACGGTGAAACTTGTGAGACTCCTAGACTATATGGGGTTGAGGAAGCTGACCATCGCTCTGATTTCAAAGTTGAAGAGATTGTCGAGTTCTTATATGCGACAAGTAAGGGAAATCCAGAAGCTTTCGAGCAGTCAGTAGCTAACTTGCATGAAGCTGTTGATAAAGCTGTGACTAAGATTAAAAGTAAAGAACACCCAGAAACACCGCTTGTCGGTCAGGTGGATGCTCTGACAGATTTATTATACCTGACTTATGGTTCCTTTGTTTTAATGGGAGTTGACCCAAAACCTTTCTTTGATATTGTTCATGAATCAAATATGGGAAAAATCTTCCCTGATGGTCAGGCACACTTTGACCCGACTACTCACAAGATTTTAAAACCAGATGATTGGGAAGAAAAATTTGCACCAGAACCAGCAATTAAACGTGAGCTGGACCGACAAATTCAAAAATCATTAAATCGTAAAAAAAGAAACCAAGCTAGTCATTAG
- a CDS encoding asparaginase, with product MKKILVLHTGGTISMQADEAGHVRPENDNPMNHVGVNLDNIQVTALDFFNVPSPHITPKHMLKLYQKIKEEADNFDGVVITHGTDTLEETAYFLDTMEVPNIPIVLTGAMRSSNELGSDGVYNYLSALRVASHEKAVGKGVLVVMNDEIHAAKYVTKTHTTNVSTFKTPIHGPLGIIMKHDILFFRTAEPRVRFDLQDISGTVPIIRAYAGMGGDGIISFLNPSNVQGVVIEALGAGNMPPRAAEEIYDLIKQGVPVVLVSRCFNGIAEPVYAYEGGGVQLANAGVMFVKELNAQKARLKLLIALNAGLKGQELKEYIEG from the coding sequence ATGAAAAAAATCCTTGTCTTGCACACGGGTGGAACCATTTCAATGCAGGCTGACGAAGCTGGCCATGTCCGCCCAGAAAATGATAATCCGATGAATCATGTCGGTGTTAATCTCGATAATATCCAAGTGACAGCACTTGATTTTTTTAATGTTCCAAGTCCTCACATCACACCAAAACACATGTTAAAACTCTATCAAAAAATTAAAGAGGAAGCTGACAACTTTGATGGTGTGGTTATCACTCACGGAACAGATACTCTTGAAGAAACAGCTTATTTCCTTGATACCATGGAAGTTCCTAACATCCCAATCGTGCTCACTGGTGCCATGCGCTCATCAAATGAACTAGGGAGTGACGGTGTTTACAATTACCTCAGCGCCCTTCGTGTTGCGAGTCACGAAAAAGCAGTTGGTAAAGGCGTTTTAGTGGTCATGAACGATGAAATTCACGCCGCAAAATACGTGACAAAAACTCATACTACTAACGTTTCAACCTTTAAAACACCAATCCATGGACCCTTAGGCATCATCATGAAACACGATATCCTCTTCTTCCGAACAGCTGAGCCACGTGTTCGTTTTGACTTACAAGATATTTCAGGTACTGTTCCAATTATCAGAGCCTATGCTGGTATGGGTGGCGATGGTATCATTAGCTTCCTTAATCCAAGTAACGTTCAAGGTGTGGTCATCGAAGCACTTGGTGCTGGAAACATGCCACCACGCGCTGCTGAAGAAATCTATGACCTCATCAAGCAAGGAGTTCCTGTTGTCCTTGTCTCACGTTGCTTTAACGGTATTGCTGAACCTGTTTATGCCTACGAAGGAGGCGGTGTTCAACTCGCTAACGCTGGGGTTATGTTCGTCAAAGAGCTCAATGCCCAAAAAGCCCGCTTAAAACTTCTCATCGCTTTAAATGCAGGTCTAAAAGGACAAGAATTAAAAGAATACATCGAAGGTTAA
- a CDS encoding helix-turn-helix domain-containing protein → MIQINLDVELAKRKMKSGELAERIGITNANLSILKTGKAKAVRLTTLDAICRELGCQPGDILEYIPDEE, encoded by the coding sequence ATGATTCAAATTAATCTTGATGTTGAATTAGCAAAACGAAAAATGAAATCAGGTGAATTAGCTGAACGTATCGGTATTACAAATGCCAATCTGTCAATTCTTAAAACAGGGAAGGCAAAAGCAGTTCGTTTAACGACACTAGATGCGATTTGTCGTGAGTTAGGCTGTCAACCTGGTGATATTTTAGAATACATTCCTGATGAAGAATAA
- a CDS encoding DUF2975 domain-containing protein encodes MKKTNYKALKVANVVINIAIVLIVLSTVVAISLSLTQPHLNLMNQAGNGFSFDVNIPEKLLHSPSFLSLFAVNSCLWIALLVFVKLFFKNIIDNNIFTPENVKLARYVEYNFIALAFLDSWFQSLCSGSGVLTFVNWAYLVAAFVVWVFSMILKEANIIAEENEFTI; translated from the coding sequence ATGAAGAAAACAAACTATAAAGCGTTGAAAGTTGCCAATGTTGTGATTAATATTGCAATCGTCTTAATCGTTTTATCTACAGTAGTTGCTATTTCTCTTTCGTTGACACAACCTCATTTGAACTTGATGAATCAAGCTGGAAATGGTTTTTCATTTGATGTTAATATTCCAGAAAAGCTTTTGCATTCGCCATCATTTCTTAGTTTGTTTGCTGTAAATTCATGCCTTTGGATTGCGCTCCTTGTTTTTGTGAAATTATTTTTCAAAAATATCATCGATAATAATATTTTTACACCAGAAAATGTAAAACTAGCTCGTTATGTTGAGTACAATTTTATTGCCCTTGCATTTTTAGATAGTTGGTTCCAAAGTTTGTGTTCTGGTTCAGGAGTTTTGACTTTTGTTAACTGGGCTTATCTGGTAGCTGCATTTGTCGTTTGGGTATTTTCAATGATTTTAAAAGAAGCTAATATCATTGCTGAAGAAAATGAATTTACAATTTAG
- the recG gene encoding ATP-dependent DNA helicase RecG, translating to MNLQSSIEELKGLGPKSAEKFHKLDIYTIEDLLLYYPFRYEDFKSKSVLDLVDGEKAVIVGTVVTPANVQYYGYKRNRLSFKIKQGEAVIAVSFFNQPYLADKVELGSDVAIFGKWDALKSAVTGMKILAQVEDDMQPVYRVAQGISQNALIKAIKAAFALGAQNWLPENLPQVFLDKYRLLGRARATEAMHFPKDLAEYKQALRRIKFEELFYFQMNLQALKADNKSEANGLMIAYDEQKVTDKIASLPFDLTGGQKHSLSDILSDMRSGGHMNRLLQGDVGSGKTVVASLAMYAAYTAGYQSALMVPTEILAEQHFESLTQLFPDLSIAILTSGMKAANKKAALAAIADGSVDMIVGTHALIQDAVSYHRLGLVITDEQHRFGVNQRRIFREKGENPDVLMMTATPIPRTLAITAFGEMDVSIIDELPAGRKPIITRWVKHEQLDVVLDWVKKELQKGAQAYVISPLIEESESLDLKNAIALHEDLSEYFADCANVALMHGRMKNEEKEAIMQDFKAQKSQILVSTTVIEVGVNVPNATIMIIMDADRFGLSQLHQLRGRVGRGDKQSYAILVANPKTETGKKRMKIMTETTDGFVLAEADLKMRGSGEIFGTRQSGIPEFQVADIVEDYNILEEARRVASQIVSNPNWRQEPQWQIITQNLKNKGNFD from the coding sequence ATGAATTTACAATCATCAATTGAGGAATTAAAAGGCTTAGGTCCTAAGTCGGCAGAAAAATTCCATAAATTAGACATTTATACGATTGAGGATTTGCTGCTTTATTATCCTTTTCGTTATGAAGATTTTAAGAGCAAGAGTGTTTTAGATTTAGTTGACGGGGAAAAAGCTGTTATTGTCGGAACAGTGGTAACGCCAGCAAATGTCCAGTATTATGGCTATAAGCGTAATCGCCTGTCTTTTAAAATCAAACAAGGTGAAGCCGTTATCGCGGTGTCTTTTTTCAATCAGCCTTATTTGGCGGATAAAGTGGAACTTGGCAGTGATGTAGCCATTTTCGGAAAATGGGACGCTCTAAAATCAGCAGTGACTGGTATGAAAATTTTAGCGCAGGTTGAAGATGATATGCAGCCTGTTTACCGTGTGGCGCAGGGTATTTCGCAAAATGCTTTGATTAAAGCTATAAAAGCCGCTTTTGCTCTAGGTGCACAAAATTGGTTGCCTGAGAATCTACCTCAAGTTTTCTTGGATAAATACCGTCTATTAGGTCGAGCAAGAGCAACAGAAGCCATGCATTTTCCAAAGGATTTAGCAGAATACAAACAAGCCCTTCGTCGTATAAAGTTTGAAGAACTTTTTTATTTTCAAATGAATCTGCAAGCTTTGAAGGCAGATAATAAATCAGAAGCCAATGGTCTTATGATTGCTTACGATGAGCAAAAAGTGACTGATAAAATAGCGAGTCTCCCTTTTGATTTGACGGGTGGGCAAAAGCACAGCCTTAGTGATATTTTGTCTGATATGCGCTCTGGTGGGCATATGAACCGTCTTTTGCAAGGGGATGTTGGTTCTGGTAAGACAGTGGTTGCAAGTCTTGCTATGTATGCGGCTTATACGGCAGGCTATCAGTCAGCCTTGATGGTGCCAACAGAAATCTTGGCTGAACAACATTTTGAGAGTTTAACGCAGCTGTTTCCTGATTTATCCATTGCTATTTTGACATCAGGTATGAAGGCAGCTAATAAAAAAGCCGCTCTTGCTGCGATTGCGGATGGTTCTGTGGACATGATTGTGGGAACGCATGCGCTGATTCAAGATGCGGTGAGCTACCATCGTCTTGGACTTGTTATTACAGATGAGCAGCACCGTTTTGGGGTTAATCAACGTCGTATTTTCCGCGAAAAAGGCGAAAATCCTGATGTGCTCATGATGACAGCGACGCCTATTCCACGTACGCTTGCCATTACTGCTTTTGGTGAAATGGATGTTTCCATTATTGATGAATTGCCTGCAGGGCGAAAACCAATTATTACACGCTGGGTCAAGCATGAGCAGTTGGATGTTGTCCTTGACTGGGTCAAAAAGGAATTGCAAAAAGGTGCGCAAGCCTATGTTATTTCACCTTTGATTGAGGAATCTGAATCTCTTGATCTGAAAAATGCCATTGCTTTGCATGAAGATTTGTCTGAGTATTTTGCGGATTGTGCCAATGTTGCCTTGATGCACGGACGCATGAAAAATGAAGAAAAAGAAGCTATCATGCAAGACTTTAAAGCTCAAAAAAGTCAAATTCTGGTTTCAACGACAGTGATTGAAGTTGGGGTCAATGTGCCAAATGCAACTATTATGATTATCATGGATGCTGATCGTTTTGGACTTAGTCAGCTGCATCAGCTGCGCGGACGTGTTGGGCGTGGTGACAAGCAATCTTATGCGATTTTGGTTGCTAATCCAAAGACTGAGACAGGAAAAAAACGCATGAAAATCATGACGGAAACCACAGATGGTTTTGTACTGGCTGAAGCTGACCTTAAAATGCGTGGCTCTGGTGAAATTTTCGGAACACGACAATCTGGAATTCCAGAATTTCAAGTAGCAGATATTGTGGAAGACTATAATATTTTAGAAGAAGCTAGGCGAGTTGCCAGCCAGATCGTTTCAAATCCAAATTGGCGCCAAGAACCACAATGGCAAATCATCACTCAAAATCTCAAAAACAAAGGTAACTTTGATTAA
- the alr gene encoding alanine racemase: MISSLHRPTRALIDLGAICDNIEAVKANIPEGKKAFAVVKANAYGHGAKKVAQAVHHLVDGFCVSNVDEALELREAGIEETILILGVIMPNEVALARDYDITLTVASQEWLDLANEQDISLKGVNVHLKVDSGMGRIGVRSLEEAESLMANLKKAGANVEGIFTHFATADEADDTKFNEQLAFFTNIVNNLSEKPALVHASNSATSIWHSETIFNIVRLGIVMYGLNPSGTDIALPYPIKPALGLESALVHVKTIPAGATVGYGATYTAQKEEYIATVPIGYADGWTRDLQGFSVLVNGQFCEIVGRVSMDQITIRLPEKFPIGTKVTLIGQEGDKVISATDLAQKRGTINYEVLCLLSDRIPRFYSK, translated from the coding sequence ATGATTTCAAGTTTACACCGACCAACAAGAGCCTTAATTGATTTAGGGGCTATTTGTGACAATATTGAGGCGGTTAAAGCTAATATTCCAGAAGGGAAAAAAGCTTTTGCGGTTGTTAAAGCTAATGCTTATGGACATGGTGCTAAAAAGGTTGCGCAAGCTGTGCACCACTTAGTTGACGGTTTTTGTGTGTCAAATGTCGATGAAGCTCTCGAACTTCGTGAAGCAGGTATTGAAGAAACTATCTTAATCTTGGGTGTTATCATGCCTAATGAAGTTGCTTTAGCACGTGATTACGATATTACCTTAACTGTTGCTAGCCAAGAATGGCTTGATTTAGCAAATGAACAAGACATCAGTCTTAAAGGGGTTAACGTTCATTTGAAAGTTGATTCTGGTATGGGACGTATTGGTGTGCGTAGTCTTGAAGAAGCTGAAAGCTTAATGGCTAACTTGAAAAAAGCTGGCGCTAATGTAGAAGGTATCTTCACTCACTTTGCTACAGCTGATGAAGCTGATGATACTAAATTTAATGAGCAATTGGCATTCTTTACAAATATTGTTAACAACTTGAGTGAAAAACCTGCCCTTGTTCATGCTAGTAACTCAGCGACAAGTATCTGGCACAGCGAAACAATCTTCAATATCGTTCGTCTTGGTATCGTGATGTACGGATTGAATCCAAGTGGAACAGATATTGCTCTTCCATATCCGATTAAACCAGCTCTTGGCTTGGAATCAGCGCTTGTTCACGTGAAGACAATCCCAGCTGGTGCAACTGTTGGTTACGGTGCAACTTACACTGCTCAAAAAGAAGAATATATTGCGACTGTTCCAATTGGTTATGCTGATGGATGGACTCGTGATTTGCAAGGCTTCTCAGTTCTTGTGAATGGACAGTTTTGTGAAATCGTTGGGCGCGTGTCAATGGACCAAATCACTATTCGCTTACCAGAAAAATTCCCAATCGGAACTAAAGTAACTTTGATTGGTCAAGAAGGTGACAAGGTTATTTCAGCTACTGATTTGGCTCAAAAACGTGGTACTATCAATTATGAAGTGCTTTGTCTTCTAAGTGACCGTATCCCACGTTTCTATTCAAAATAA
- the acpS gene encoding holo-ACP synthase, giving the protein MIIGHGIDLQEIDAIKRAYEKNNRFAKRVLTEKEFQVFSGFKAEKRQMEFLAGRWAAKEAFAKAMGTGIGTLGFQDIEILNNQLGAPEITQSPFTGKCFISLSHTGNLVQASVILEDDE; this is encoded by the coding sequence ATGATTATTGGTCATGGCATTGACTTGCAAGAAATAGATGCAATCAAGCGGGCGTATGAGAAGAATAATAGATTTGCAAAGCGCGTGCTGACAGAAAAAGAATTTCAAGTTTTTTCAGGTTTTAAGGCTGAGAAAAGGCAAATGGAATTTTTGGCGGGACGTTGGGCTGCAAAAGAAGCTTTTGCTAAGGCAATGGGGACTGGAATTGGGACACTTGGTTTTCAAGATATTGAAATTTTGAATAACCAGCTAGGTGCGCCTGAGATTACCCAGTCACCTTTTACTGGTAAATGCTTTATTTCGCTTTCTCATACGGGGAATCTTGTGCAAGCCAGTGTTATCTTAGAAGATGATGAGTAA
- a CDS encoding 3-deoxy-7-phosphoheptulonate synthase, giving the protein MGIHQKSATIDIAQVKELSKLEGDFLAKKKARDAELAKIIKGEDDRILLVIGPCSSDNEDAVLEYARRLAKLQEEVKDKIFIVMRVYTAKPRTNGDGYKGLMHQPDTSKLPDLINGVAAVRHLHYRVITETGLTTADEMLYPDNLTLVDDLVSYHAIGARSVEDQEHRFVASGIDAPAGMKNPTSGNLNVMFNGIYAAQNKQNFIYHNAEVETDGNPLAHAILRGALTEHGENVPNYYYDDLLKAIAHYEKMGLENPFIVVDTNHDNSGKQYLEQIRIVRQTLINRDWSDKINKYVRGFMIESYLEDGRQDTPEVFGKSITDPCLGWDKTEKLIREIHATLSHDSYEELLF; this is encoded by the coding sequence ATGGGAATACATCAAAAAAGTGCAACGATTGATATTGCACAAGTCAAAGAACTATCAAAACTAGAAGGTGATTTTCTTGCTAAGAAAAAAGCACGTGATGCTGAATTGGCAAAAATCATCAAAGGTGAAGATGACCGTATTCTCTTGGTCATCGGTCCATGTTCGTCTGATAATGAAGATGCTGTACTTGAATACGCTCGTCGTTTAGCGAAACTTCAAGAAGAAGTCAAAGATAAGATTTTCATTGTCATGCGTGTTTATACAGCAAAACCGCGTACAAATGGTGACGGTTATAAAGGGTTGATGCATCAGCCTGATACATCAAAACTTCCAGATTTGATTAATGGTGTTGCTGCTGTTCGTCATTTGCATTATCGTGTCATCACAGAAACTGGTTTGACGACTGCAGATGAGATGTTGTATCCTGATAATCTTACCTTGGTAGATGATTTGGTGTCATATCATGCTATTGGAGCTCGTTCGGTTGAAGACCAAGAGCACCGCTTTGTTGCTTCTGGAATTGATGCCCCTGCAGGAATGAAAAATCCAACATCTGGTAATTTGAACGTGATGTTTAATGGTATTTATGCTGCACAAAATAAACAAAACTTCATCTACCACAATGCAGAAGTTGAAACTGATGGTAATCCATTGGCACATGCTATTCTTCGTGGTGCACTAACTGAGCATGGCGAAAATGTGCCAAACTACTATTATGATGACTTGTTGAAAGCAATTGCGCACTACGAAAAAATGGGACTTGAAAATCCATTTATCGTTGTGGACACAAATCATGATAATTCTGGTAAACAATATCTTGAACAAATCCGTATTGTACGTCAAACATTGATTAATCGCGACTGGAGTGATAAAATTAACAAGTATGTACGTGGATTCATGATTGAATCTTACTTGGAAGATGGTCGCCAAGATACACCAGAGGTATTTGGAAAATCGATCACAGACCCATGTCTAGGATGGGATAAAACTGAAAAATTGATTCGTGAAATCCATGCAACCTTAAGTCATGATTCTTATGAAGAATTGCTATTCTAA
- a CDS encoding 3-deoxy-7-phosphoheptulonate synthase, with product MSFKATSKKINFDALKEESKLTGDVLAKKEARDRELEAIIKGEDDRVLLVIGPCSSDNEDAVLEYARRLAKLQEEVKDRVFMVMRVYTAKPRTNGDGYKGLMHQPDTSEAPSLINGIKAVRHLHYRVISETGLTTADEMLYPENLPLVDDLVSYIAVGARSVEDQQHRFVASGISVPTGMKNPTSGNLNVMFNGIYAAQNKQSFLFNGEEVETSGNPFAHAILRGALNEYGKNVPNYYYDNVIDTIEQYEKMGLENPFIVIDTNHDNSGKQYLEQVRIVRQTLINRDWNEKINKYVRGFMIESYLEDGRQDKPEVFGKSITDPCLGWDNTEKLVHEIYDTLGK from the coding sequence ATGTCATTTAAAGCAACAAGTAAAAAGATTAATTTCGATGCTCTTAAAGAAGAATCAAAATTAACTGGTGACGTTCTAGCTAAAAAAGAAGCTCGTGATCGCGAATTAGAAGCTATCATTAAAGGTGAAGATGACCGAGTTCTTTTGGTTATCGGTCCTTGCTCATCTGATAATGAAGATGCTGTGCTTGAATACGCTCGTCGTTTGGCAAAACTTCAAGAAGAAGTTAAAGACCGTGTCTTTATGGTAATGCGTGTCTACACAGCAAAACCACGTACGAATGGTGATGGTTATAAAGGTTTGATGCACCAACCTGATACATCAGAAGCACCAAGCTTGATTAACGGTATTAAAGCCGTTCGTCACCTTCATTATCGTGTGATTTCAGAGACTGGCTTAACAACAGCAGATGAAATGCTTTATCCAGAAAATCTTCCATTGGTAGATGATTTGGTATCTTATATTGCTGTTGGTGCGCGTTCAGTTGAAGACCAACAACACCGCTTTGTTGCTTCAGGCATTAGTGTCCCAACAGGGATGAAAAATCCTACTTCAGGTAACTTGAATGTTATGTTTAATGGTATTTATGCCGCTCAAAATAAACAATCATTCTTGTTTAACGGTGAAGAAGTAGAAACATCTGGTAATCCATTTGCACATGCTATCCTTCGTGGTGCACTTAACGAATATGGTAAAAATGTGCCAAACTATTACTACGATAATGTCATCGATACTATCGAGCAATACGAAAAAATGGGCCTTGAAAATCCATTTATCGTTATCGATACTAACCATGACAACTCAGGAAAACAATATTTAGAACAAGTTCGTATTGTCCGTCAAACATTGATTAACCGTGATTGGAATGAAAAAATCAATAAATACGTTCGTGGTTTCATGATTGAATCATACTTAGAAGACGGACGTCAAGACAAACCTGAAGTCTTTGGTAAATCAATCACAGACCCATGTCTTGGTTGGGACAATACCGAAAAACTTGTTCACGAAATTTACGATACACTAGGTAAATAA